CTTAGAGTTAGGcaataaatttcatcaaaaatcccATGACAATAAAAATGGAACCActtttgaataaattagcaataaatttatgttGGAAAAAATTGCCAAGATTTTATTGCAACATTTAGTAAAAAACAGAGCTTACATAATGATAATACAGGAAAAACTTGAATAATGTTGGTTCGACAGCAGAACAAATTGctaaagatttgaaataaaatgaaataagaagGACAGAACAATAACAGCTGTATGACTAAAaccatctatataaataaaacaaagaatagatgtgtgtgtatgtttatatgtttccTATACAAAATTCCACTGTTTTCATcagatctggaccaaatttggcagggagatacttgggcacccgagaaggaacgtaggggggttttcaaaggccaaaaaaaaaagccaaaccattcgaattttaattttaaagcctgaaaatggcattaaactgctctttctacctgaaataattatccgattagTTCGAATTTGACGCCATTCGAAAGCTTACAAAAAATATCCATAGAGTTCCCTCACCTcctttaagttgaaaaaaaaaatttaaatcagccggaaaaatttaaaaagcgtCATCTCTATTTTCATGtgggaaaattatcgtttgcgcgatctcattttaaattagcgtaaataaagtttcagaaagttgccactttttttttatccactacgaggaaatgattttttttagataaaaattttcccttttgattattattttgcgatttatcttcttccttttttgttttggattttaaatgtttcgttgaatttattcgggaatttttgatttgctgctTTCTTTCTTAAAGAATGATTATTTTAACGggaaattcacattttttttctttagttgaaGTCTTATTGTTGAACATGCTTCActtgacagaacttttattttcgaggtaaaccgtgcaaagccgggcattGCAGCTAGtagtacataaaatacactgccaactcagtcattccaatcaaggactgcagtttcgtgctttttagcactcatcaggccGGAATAGAAAGTAattgagctggaggcgaaaaacctctgaAAGGAGCAAAGAGAGCCAAAAAACTGGTAACTTGTTTGTCTCTCTTGTCAACAAGCTACCAGTTTGTAGTAGCTTGTTGACAAAAGCTAGTTGTCAACTCTTGGACCACCTgttctgtcctaaaccagtttcagACAGTCCAAAACTCAACCCTGATTAGAAGTATTGATGTCtttctttaacaaaatatttcaaatggaaATTGCGAAATCTGCAAAATTTACAGGAACATAAGTATAGTAGGCAGCTGACGATATTGTGCCTTCCCATAAGTAATTttactccttttttaaaaatttataatctttattctgccccccccccctacctttTTTTGGAAAGACAGGAGGATGTGTACATTCATGATGTTTACTCAGTTTTcaaaagttcaagttttaaaatcacTTGTTTGCGTTTTAATtgttatgaaatgtttttatttgtattatgaaAGCTTTCACATTCACACTTGTTCACATTTTGTACAATGTGAATTAAGTTtcataacttaaatattttagttcaaagtgTAGAATATATGTTCTGTAAGACTAAGCAATTTAataaacttttgaataaaaacaattgTGAGCTCAATAAaactcccccacccccaccccctacTCAGCaggaaaaattgcttaaagtttatTTGTAACTTTCTCTTGAACCTCAATTTGACAGGAGTTTAACTTTTCACTGAATAAGCATGAATTTTAATCacttattttaaacacttgtacATAATTGTATAACATAAAGTCATCGGTTAGAAATATGATCCAAATCCCTTAGGTGTTGtctctatagttggggcaaacctaacctggtagcctTGTATCGCTGATTAGGATCTGCACAACCCTCACAGTGCTGCCTGGTTATGTTTGCCCTGACAGTAGTTTAATTTTCTGTAGTAATAGCATTTATGACCTTTGTATCATCTGGGGcaacaaaattttctttgcatGCTGTGTTCTAGTTTTCTATGATTgtttatacaattaaaatttgcattaaacaaCTTTTTGTGCATGTTTTGATTAGAAAGCTGAAGAATCACCTATGGAAATAATCTCTCACTGGCATCCCAActtaactttaaatattattgtTGATCATACTGCTTGGGTTCAAGGGAGTGTTCCTCAACCTTTAGACGAATGTAAGAATTTTTAAGTTACTCTTAACCTTTTTTCATGTTCATTGTGCATCTATTTATCTcttaaatttcatgattttttttttgtattattactttatctttactaataataaagctgaaagtctctctgtcaggatctctgtgacgcgcatagtgcctagaccgttcggccgattttcatgaaatttggcacaaagttagtttgtagcatgggggtgtgcatctcgaagcaatttttcaaaaatacgatgtggttctttttctattccaattttaagaagcaAATTATAATAAGCTGGAcgagtaaataacgaaattatcataacgtggaaacgtaacatgggcacaagccaattggcgagatacaaaattattattacgtggaaccgtaacatgggtacaagccagttggcgagaaaattcaccatacattatttgtaaatatacaggtgaacaaaaagaccttttaatttttctattacgggcaaagtcatgcgggtaccactattaaCAAATATAATAATAGATGATGGATTTTCAGAACTGCCAATCTGTATGATTCTTCTGTTCAATGTACAAATTATCATGTTGCAcatattttgtcataaaaatttttcaaaaataaaaatctatgaTTTCACCAGCCTTTGAtactattttttatgctttttatagCTTAAAAGAAATTGAGCCTTTAACACTGcataaaaataatgcaaagttTATTGAAGTAGAAAAGCAGACTTGCCCCTCCATCTGCTTTAAGGTTATCGACCACAAAtccaaattttcttttgtaaagagaagcatttcaataataatttagtttaaaatgtaattaagttTTTCTTGAGGATCCTGTTATTCTACAGCTGAGATAGCTTCAACATGTGCTTCCTAAAGTACATCAATGTCAGGTTAACTATATTAACACTGTTTTATGTTATGTATTTTCACAAAAGTTTTCTCAACTTAtcgttatttacattttattccagTTGTTGAATTTGATCCATTATCTGGTGATTACTACCCCATTCTTTATGCAAATGATTATTGGAATTTGGTTAGAGACTACACACCTATAAATGATTCTGTCAAGTAAGCTATGCTGATTGAACTTCTATGAGTTATTTCTGCGACTTGTATGACTTATgcaaataaatgcaaataaatgaaatgtgaTATATTTTATATGTTATGAATGCGACAATcttaaatattaatatatatgaGTAAAATCATGCGTGAGAATTGAATCAATTTACTTTgctcttgaaaaataaaagagcaataaagcacaaattagcaGGAATACTGCGTACTCATGTTTCAAGAGTTGCTAGAtacctctttttcaatgaaaaaatggatgaaaagatatcagACGAAAGTCTTAGTCAGATTTATTGTGCTTAGTACGCAAgacattttcctgattttttttttttttttttgagcaatcatattgattattgttctcacttgactcttttgaattcctatgattttattttcccctcccttccctctgcagcaccagcgtcgactggcctcacgatgctgctcttctagcagaaaccgtcttcaggttgcttccatgtcctacatacacacgcatgggtacatacacacacatgcatacacacacactcatgcctgcacacaaacacacgcccacacatacacactcgtgattgcaaaaaacataatttgaattcaagatgtcaaaattcaaattattattattattttttgttaactgAAATTTGATTAATGAAAGAACACTGTTTCAAGAATAATATGTCATAGATATTAAGTTCTTCCCAAATATTTGAAGCACAATTTATTCTACCACAAAATTTTGTTCTACTTTTAAAATTGGTAAATTTgcctttcttcctttttttctggggggggggggggggtattgtgcATCATTGGATATCATCCATCTTCCGCATAATCTTatggaaaattttgtattttctccTTTTTGCTTGCTGGCCACTCTCATCCCtagcttttaaaaaactttgaaaactgcttgaaatAAAAGAGTGCTTCAAAGCcttgaaaaatgtcaaaatatgtcTTCAATCCTTGAATTTGTgatgtaattaaaaaatgtacattaaaaaaacttgtgatttttttttttcgtttgctgAGGTTCTCCTAATTTATTTGAATAGtccaaaaaatccctttttttaaaaaaaaagttgtagaaaaatttgttttttttttttttttttttttgaactggcaTTAAATTTAGTGCGCTAAAAGAATTAACTTATTTAGGACTTCCACTTAGTTGAATTTTCACAATTGTtaacttattacttttttaaaacattttctttgaaacttgccaaccctgtgttCTCTCAATGTTGTCTGctgtgtttaaaatttcaatgctttcatattttgtaaatttttcaaagaagttggAAGATATTTTATCATCTGCTACCTTTAAAtctgctttttatatttttacagttaagtttattaatttgaatttgaataAGCTATTGAAAACAGCAATCAGAGCTGTTGTTAACCAAATCTATAGGTTTTAGTTCTAGGTACTCTTCTCGCATGCTTTGAGCTCTAATACTAAGAGGAGAAAGAACTGGGACGTCCGTTTTTTTCGCCAAGTGAATATGGCAAAAGAAGCGCTCTTTTTGCATTTAAACTCAAGATTTATTCAGTAAAGCGTTTTGCTATCATACATTTTTCAAGTCCTAGCAGTAAGAGTATTTAGTTGGAATAGTATACATTAAATTTATATATGAAAAACGACAACTGTTAGGTGAATttattttcagtaaaagtaaagaaaaacatatttaagatgtGTAGCAGGTTTCCCTCTTTGAACAAACCTTCTGTACTGTTATGAAAGTTGATATTTTTTTGTCTGTCCCATTGTGATTTATGGTGAACCAATGGTTCTTACTGTACGGAAACAAAATGTCCAAAGTTAGCATTAGTATATAATGACATAAAAAAACAAACCTGCCAATTGTAGCTgtgactttaaaatattaaccACAAGTTACACTGGTAGTAGCCTCTAGTTTATAATGAAATGCTTTGATTGCATACAGTAAGTAACAAATAAAAGAGTACTGATGTAAAGttaaaagtcaataaaaaataatttgcagaCCTAAAATGTTAAGTCTGGTAtgtccaaggttttttttttttttttacatagcttgaattttaAATAACATATTTCAATGTCTTGTTTACACTTAGGATGCTTCCTTTACATTTGGTCTTCCAGCCATTATCTTTGTTTCGCTGGCAGCTGTACACAGCTCAGGCTATGCGATCTCGTTGGACTTCGTTCTTTGGGCAAGATTTACTGGAAGAAAGTGATGAAGATCAAGATTACATGAAAGAAGCTCTCTTGGAAACTTCGCCAATTCTTTTAGGCCTCACTGGTGTCATTACCATGGTTCACagtatttttgaatttctagcatttaaaaatggtaaatggtttttgtttttcatttcatgTTCAATAATGAAACCAAGTTCCTTTATGCAGCGATGAGCAATGTGATGTTCTGATTATTTGGATATAAACACAATAAAAggatgattaaaatgaaaaacaatgcaTATAAAGCACCAACTGTCAAGAAAATGCTGAAAAGAGCTTTCTCAAGGCTACAATGAATCTTTGTTCGCAACATTAGTGCAAAAGTGCCTAAGTACGACAAAAACATTGAGAGTGAACCTCAAAGTAGAAAATCATGGGTTCAGTCTTGAATTTTTTGTGCAGCACTTTTGCACTGATGAAAAGGCTCCTTTGTAGCATTGAAATAGCTGTGTGCAGCATTTCCTTGTCAATCTGTGCTGTTTTTTACACTGCTTCAATAATAATTtggcacaaaacattttttagtctattttcatttaacagtaaaagaaaacctgtaatatttttttaaagctttaaatgaCTTTGCAGAGAGTATTATCTTAGTCTATTTATTATAAACTGTGGTATCATTGCAATTACAACATAAAGTATTATTGGTCTTAGTTGTAGTGATTATTATGTAGCTATCTTCCATTTGTACAGTAAATCTTTGCCTAAAGTGATTTGATACATAATTCAATATGGTGCAAAATTTAGTTATTATTGCTGTTGAACTTAACAAAATTCAATAGTATGATTTGCATATACTAATCACATATTCCTTTTATCTGTTTCACTGTCATCATTTAACCTGTATACAATGTCATCAGTTATTTGTTTAAccaatattttttccttattttttcgtTCAAATCTAAATATTCATCAGCAAATTTTCTGGATATAAGTTTGATTACggcttattttcaaaaaaaaaaaaaaaactgaatcagCATCTGATTCAGTTTGTAATTAAGAGTGTCTTTGAATTCTACTATAGTAattgcaaatttattttattcaaaatagctgcacagtattttaaattaaattccatCCTGGAATTTCTTTGCTAAGTAGTTCTAGTCAATTAAAACATCATAAATTgtcttttataattattattctgttttcatatatttttctatttcttttcctttctttccttgttttgcaacattttgttgtttttaagcATTAAGgaaattaataaattatgaaattatttactCACAGGGTATTTTGATTGGAAACAGTATTTGAAGATAAATaattatatactttttttaaaatgtacttttttattaCAGAGATACAGTTCTGGAACAACAGGAAATCTCTAGAAGGACTTTCTGTGCGATCTGTCTTTTTCAATGTTTTCCAATCAATTGTAGTTCTTCTTTATGTATTAGACAATGATACCAACATGGTGGTTCGCTTTTCTGTGTTCATTGGATTGATAATAGAGATTTGGAAGATACATAAAGTAACCAATGTTGAAATTGACAGAGAGAACAAATTTCTAGGTATTGTGCCAAGAATAAAATTGACAGACAAAGGATCATATGTTCAGTCATCTACAAAGCAGTATGATATGGTAAggcttaaaatagtttttcttgtAGCTTGTTTgttaatgatttaaatcaaaattcgGTATTAGTTTGAAATTCATTTGAAAAccctttatcatttttatttttgaagcaatATAGATAATACTGTAACCTATCACTCCGTCACCCCTCTTTATATTGCTCATTTTTGCATATCATGCTCATTCTTTGACTGCTTAAAACCTTCCTTTGATTTTAAGACCACTGATGTTGTATAATGCTCAATCCAATTGCGCAAATGAGACATTTTTCGCACATTGCATCACACTTCATTCTCGGAGTTATGAACTTCGACTTTCAATATTCATAGATTCAAATATGAGGAACCATTATGTATCTGAATATGAAGcgtcaactttttaaaaagttttcttgtatttaaaaaataatcatttgaattTGTTGCGAGCGTGACTGTACAGTAATGCCTGCAATACATACAACTCATTATTTTTCAtgtacaaaatttgtttttaagaagttgatacttcatattatgagaCATAATGGTTCTTTATATTCGAATCTATCACAATCAAAAGACGAAGTTCGAAATTCTGGTAATAAAGTGCCAATATATGAGTAAAAATGTCAAACCCCGTGCAAATagattgagcaaaaaataatgcATACTAACTCAGGaaagtcttttttatttcatttttagacaTTGAACCTAGCAgagtttcctccccccccccctttaatatttGTTGTGGTAGCAAAATCGAGGGATTTGTTGTAGTTTAAGCTGTAACTTGAGATCCTTGTTTCACCAAAGCACAAAAgaagtgtttttaaattaatttctaatcttcaaaaagtatttggaaggggtttttttttttctttaaattcaccCTAATggttaaaaaagtttaaagtgaATGTATGACATACTTCATCAttaaattaattgttattttcagtAATCTaggttaaattttgtgttttaatgcatttcatttttgcTATCCTCCAGCGAATATGTCATGAGCTGCTACTGTGTTATTTAATGTTCTTGTAAATAGCNNNNNNNNNNNNNNNNNNNNNNNNNNNNNNNNNNNNNNNNNNNNNNNNNNNNNNNNNNNNNNNNNNNNNNNNNNNNNNNNNNNNNNNNNNNNNNNNNNNNAccatttctttgaagaaaaaaaattaaaagtttcagttaACGAATATTTGCACTTCATTCTCTGTGATATAATCTACCGGTCACATGCACTTTTATTAGCCtcttaattttaagcatttttcggTGCTGATTTCTcatacagactttttttttttaatttttatctgtgtcgcagaatgctgaaaaaaaatctgctattgGGGCATCGATGAAATTTTCCCTTTTAGAATTGTTTCATCTGTGCTTTGCATTACACATAAAAGttgtgctttaaaattttttttttaagaatagagTGTATGATGTCAGATAGTTTTAATTGACTTACTTatttatgaaatgaaataataaataaatgattttatttgttGTTGCCTTCAACTTCTGAAACTCTACaatactgatttttagatctgaaATTAAAGAACAGTCAGTTGAGAATTTGATAAAGTAAGTAGCATTGAACTATTACTGTGATTAATCAGGGgtgtctctctctctcccccccccccaccctattTACCATAAAAATCCCCTCCCAGAATAAGATCCTGTCCAAAAAGGGGAATAATattcctcaaccccccccccccccctatttcaaTTTTATGATGTCCCCTGGCTTACTActgattaatattattattttatcagttGCATAGTTACTCTTGCTATTGTAtccttttaagtttatttatataCCCATGCCAGTTTTtggaatgctttttttcttctgatgtAGCTTTTATTTTCGTAAGTGGAGATATATTTGAGTTAGTTCTGTCATTTAAAAGTAGTTCTATATGTGGCCCACAACTTTAATTTAAGCATAAGGCACACACTTTGGGGGTTCAacgggcgcccatatgcaaaattgtaagggggggagctcagatattttccccatggtttagttGGGTATTTTCCGCATTGAAAACCGATTCAGGAcagattagtcataaaaatttgaaattttttaaaaaactttttcatcaATGACTTAAGAGGGaacgtttttatatttttaaaaaggaaaaagtacttaaagcaaggaagttctaatttctaggggggggggggctggagccccccccccacttgcctccctatatgggcacccttgttgGAGTTTATATgatagtttttcctgatttcagtTTTTTACAGTATAACCCAATTTAATGATTATCAAGGGACTAGAGAAAGGACAAGGTTAGAAGGACAAGGGAAAGGATAAATCAAGGGACACTCGTTAAattgaggagcatagacattcaatgtagtcaatctggaccagtgaaatgtgtcattaaattgaggaaattgttaaatcgggtattgttaaatcgaagttatattgCCTAATCTATGAAATTTAATATTAACTATAGattatgattaaggtgaaaaaacaacgtaaataaagcacaaatattcgagaaaaatgcagcatatagctgcatttttctcgaatatttgtgcacAAAATGGCTTGAGCCCACATCTTTTGTGCAGCATAtaggttgtgttggtgagctttttgcactgatgaagaggctccattgtagccttgaaataaactatatgctgcatttttctcgaatatttgtgctttatttacgttgtttttttcaccttaatcatattgtagcacaaagcttatatgataatttttcatttaactatagattattattatgtttttttttaacttttgcattCTTTTTGTGACTTGTAAACTTTGAATAGTTACAATGTAATGCAATAATTAAGTAAGTCGCATCAAATCATGTTAAGTAGTGGCTTTATTTGTTACAtatacaactagtggtacccgcacggctttgtcccataatagaaaaattaaaagatcttttggttcggcctgtatatttacaaataatgtatggtgaatttttttgtacctatgttacggttccacgtaatgataattttgtatctcgccaattggcttgtgcccatgttacgtttccacgttatgataatttcgtaatttactcctgcatcttatgataattttgttcttaaaattggaataagaaaagaaccacatcgaattttcaaaaaatcgcttcgaggtgcacacccccatattacaaactaaccttgtgccaaatttcatgaaaatcagccgaacggtctaggcgctatgcacgtcacagagatccgacagacagacagaaagactttcagctttattattagtaacgatGAATAGTACATATAACAAAGAACCCTAATTCTTTGAATCATCATAGTGTAAATTTTCCTTTTCAGTTGTGAACTTGAGGTATTTTATCTAGAACATAATAAATGTAAGTAGTTTTAAAACAAAGGTctgcaatttcaaaaatgcaaaatattgcataatagttttatgtttttcaatttaCGGATGGaattgtttgaaacaaaatgCTTGAGCCACATCTTTTGTGCAGCATAATACACCTTGattgatagttatttttttttcttttacaacatATTGTATGTTACAAATTGTTTTTCAACTTAATctgaacttaaattaaaaatcagcATATGCCTTCTACTAATTGACATAGAGTAGACCTTCATTTTacacgggggttacgttccacgaaaatgtAGCACAAATCAAAACCGCATGAATCAAGACTTAATAATATTGTTAAAATAGAAGAAtgggaaacagaaaaaaaaaccctactgaATTCTAGTGATAGATTGATACATGTTATATTTAATGTACACTTTTGAAACAGATGCACAACGTGCATAAAGAAAGTATGAattaaattagtgttttaaaaaacaactgtcTGTGGTAGCTTTTTGGcagttgtggatttttttttttttttttgtgattttttgtaAGGAccttaacgcatccatgatcacttgcatccCTTGCATGATAGGAACTTTCTTCTCTAACAAATCCTAAAGAACATTTGCCCAtctgtcaaggaatggctcaaaatgttCAGTGTGAAGGGTTTTGTTTGCATGTCATCAATGTTggtatccttgttggttttgttctcctttgtttgtcttttttttcctctaaaagctTTTCTTTCCAGTGAGCTCTGTATTGTGTGAGtttaaataactttacttctggaagcAGCTCTGactccaattgacaaaaataTCTCCAATGGCTCATGCTTGCTtattagcacaccaaaatgcagtttgTTACAAGTTATCTGCaatctcagaagttttaagacgAGTCTATTGAATGAGGgagaaaagcaaaatttttgatgTGCATGTTTCTGCTCATTTGCATGAGATCTTTGCTTAATTCAGAGGCTAACATGCATCTGCAAAAACTGGAATCCcaaaaaactaatagatgcatccattctCTGCCCGTAAACCGGATGTTTCCCCTTTTTATACAATCCCTGGTCTGACAGTAATATACAGCACTTATAAATATGCTTAACAAGAAAAGTGCTTCATTTCTATTTgattaataaaaatatctttttctttaaaaaataatttttcttttcaccttaaaaataaatacagtaattgATTAAAATTGATCCATTTTACATAAAATCCAACTACCCCAAATTTCAATCATAAGTTTGTGCTTgaaatttccaaattttcaatttcccgGGGGGAGGGGAATTCCCCcctgaaatttcagttttttttctgccTACCATTCTATATCTATGTTAcaaatttctgaattaaaaattgtatgcatgcaatcatttcaaaccaaacatCTGCATTAcataaatacttatttatgtttCAAACCAGCAttctaaaagtaataaataa
This window of the Uloborus diversus isolate 005 chromosome 4, Udiv.v.3.1, whole genome shotgun sequence genome carries:
- the LOC129219923 gene encoding putative lipid scramblase CLPTM1 encodes the protein MSSEENVAVADQVSESTANTESQPANQQAPQSAPQQQQPQHSIWSILKGIVLRAVIIYFITSFFRRPQQPSNAPSTGMPSKTSMNLFPTGTVMDLYVYLSEDKKLSFKEESLIWMQPNIVYGDWYGGPNADGTYNFETEITATESMQRNSSIWLHSCVVKHGKSPNPRDKRKYSRQDVVCKSKRMNKYKKIRYRRTHNLLTGETTASAEDIKKAEESPMEIISHWHPNLTLNIIVDHTAWVQGSVPQPLDEFVEFDPLSGDYYPILYANDYWNLVRDYTPINDSVKMLPLHLVFQPLSLFRWQLYTAQAMRSRWTSFFGQDLLEESDEDQDYMKEALLETSPILLGLTGVITMVHSIFEFLAFKNEIQFWNNRKSLEGLSVRSVFFNVFQSIVVLLYVLDNDTNMVVRFSVFIGLIIEIWKIHKVTNVEIDRENKFLGIVPRIKLTDKGSYVQSSTKQYDML